The Perca flavescens isolate YP-PL-M2 chromosome 23, PFLA_1.0, whole genome shotgun sequence genome has a window encoding:
- the LOC114550297 gene encoding NACHT, LRR and PYD domains-containing protein 12-like isoform X1: MARVPELLLVTLEELLDKELRTFQWFLSSNVLEGFPHIPKSRVDGVDRLRTVDLLVQTYGYNGAVTVTVDILMRMKLKLWAETLKENYDEVPSNQTGQEINHQAIREKLRSTVMTKYQNIYEGNADEGDTIYLNKIYTELRLIEGDWGGLTNEHEVRQRRSNDVTTEETSIKGSNIFKPMHNQEKRIRTVLTQGIPGVGKTVCTQKFTLNWAEGKENQDITFLFPLPFRELNPNISEKDYSLMQLLHQFFPEMKPLETLGTECKVLFIFDGLDETLLPLDFKHNKILRDETEPASLDVLITNLITGDLLGNALMWITSRPAAASRIPRKHIHQWTEVKGFANEQREEYFRKRLHNDNLATRIINHVKSSRSLDIMCQIPVFCWITVTVMKKVLHDNVTGGMPNTLTEMYAYLLLCQTDRMIEGHYPMSSDNVVLKLAELAFRQLEKGKLIFYETDLKECGMDVKEATIYSGVCTELFVMEGRRRREVFSFVHLTIQEFLAAVYVRHSYMQRKENVLLGYLKRMSTRWLPKSVFSFHKTAIEKALESTDGRWDLFLRFLLGLSLKPNQELLGRILSLGAEGKEDVERTVQFIKEKIREDPESKLNLFHCLSELKEESLVQEIQSFVSSGRLDAKKLSPVQWSALTFELMTSEATEEEFDLKKYIRSEEGVVKLLTVITSSTRALLNHCNLTENCCNDLASALSSTCSHLTELDMSDNNLKDPGVKLLSVGLGSPHCKLRSLRLHKCKLEGDCCEVLAVALSTETTQLRELDLSANDFQEAGVKALCAGLCSHHCKLQTLRFNRCKLKENCCANLATVLSSGASHLKSLDLSNNGLKDSGVSLLTAGLRSPHCSLETLRLSWCGLTQKCCSHIGSALSSDSTSIRELDLSGNNLQGPGIQLLCAGLRSPHCKLETLRLNECNLQKCCADSASVLSCNTSHLKELDLSGNDLQDSEVKRLSSGLASPACKLETLRLSFCGVTKKGCMYLASALSSNPSHLKQLDLSYNYMQDSGVKLISVHLDDPLCKLEKFCVDNNAECYLKSTLKNYACTLTLDTNTAARSLFLYDGGKQGTWVRERQQYPDHPERFESVSQVLCHQGLTKRHYWEVEWRGRWVDVAVATKGIRRRASSNLCGFGYTDQSWSLFCSEDHYSAHHDHQPVEIPAPPSRSHKVGVYLDWPGGTLSFYSVSFATLSHLHTFYSNFIEPLYPGFGMEEDDCSVTISTVEGLQELISRSASAERIDEF; encoded by the exons ATGGCTCGTGTCCCGGAGCTGCTCTTGGTCACTTTGGAGGAGCTGCTTGATAAAGAGCTGAGGACTTTCCAGTGGTTTCTGTCCAGTAATGTTCTCGAAGGATTCCCTCATATTCCAAAGTCGCGAGTCGATGGGGTGGACAGGCTGCGCACTGTGGATCTTTTGGTGCAGACTTATGGCTACAACGGTGCCGTTACTGTCACAGTGGATATACTGATGAGAATGAAACTTAAACTGTGGGCTGAAACACTGAAGGAGAATTACGATGAAG TTCCAAGCAATCAAACAGGCCAAG aAATCAACCACCAAGCAATACGAGAAAAACTGAGATCCACCGTGATGACAAAGTACCAAAACATTTACGAGGGGAATGCAGATGAAGGGGACACCATCTACCTGAACAAAATCTACACCGAACTGCGCTTGATTGAAGGAGACTGGGGAGGCTTGACCAATGAGCATGAGGTCAGACAGCGGAGGTCCAATGATGTGACGACAGAAGAAACCTCCATTAAAGGTAGCAACATTTTCAAACCAATGCACAACCAAGAGAAGCGAATCAGAACTGTGCTTACCCAGGGTATACCTGGAGTGGGTAAAACTGTCTGCACACAGAAGTTTACCCTAAACTGGGCTGAAGGCAAGGAAAATCAGGACATAACCTTCCTCTTCCCGCTTCCTTTCCGTGAACTGAATCCAAACATCAGCGAGAAAGACTACAGTCTGATGCAGCTGCTCCATCAGTTCTTCCCTGAGATGAAACCTCTTGAGACGCTGGGAACAGAATGCAAAGTCCTCTTCATCTTCGACGGCCTGGACGAGACTCTCCTCCCCTTGGACTTCAAGCACAACAAGATCTTGAGAGATGAGACTGAGCCGGCCTCTCTAGATGTGCTGATCACCAACCTCATCACCGGAGATCTGCTTGGCAACGCTCTCATGTGGATCACGTCTAGACCTGCGGCAGCAAGCCGTATCCCCAGAAAGCACATCCACCAATGGACGGAGGTGAAGGGCTTCGCAAATGAACAGAGGGAGGAATACTTTAGGAAGCGTTTGCACAATGATAACCTTGCCACCAGGATTATCAACCATGTGAAGTCATCAAGAAGCCTGGACATCATGTGTCAGATACCAGTTTTCTGCTGGATCACAGTCACCGTGATGAAGAAAGTTTTGCACGACAATGTGACAGGAGGCATGCCCAACACCCTGACCGAGATGTATGCGTATCTCCTTCTCTGCCAGACAGACCGGATGATAGAGGGGCACTACCCAATGTCAAGCGACAATGTTGTCTTGAAGCTAGCGGAGCTGGCATTCCGCCAACTGGAGAAAGGCAAACTGATCTTCTACGAGACTGACTTGAAAGAGTGTGGCATGGATGTCAAAGAGGCGACCATCTACTCAGGAGTTTGCACAGAGCTGTTTGTGATGGAGGGCCGAAGGAGGAGAGAAGTTTTTAGCTTTGTACATTTAACCATCCAGGAGTTTCTCGCAGCTGTGTATGTCCGTCATTCTTACATgcaaagaaaggaaaatgttcttCTTGGATACCTGAAAAGGATGTCTACCAGATGGCTCCCCAAGTCGGTGTTCAGTTTTCACAAGACTGCCATCGAAAAAGCCTTGGAGAGTACAGACGGCCGCTGGGACCTCTTCCTTCGCTTTCTGCTGGGGCTGTCGCTGAAGCCGAACCAAGAGCTCCTGGGTAGAATATTGTCTTTGGGAGCTGAAGGAAAAGAGGATGTGGAGAGAACCGTCCAGTTTATCAAAGAGAAGATTAGAGAGGATCCAGAGTCCAAGCTCAACCTCTTCCACTGCCTGAGCGAGCTCAAAGAGGAGTCTTTGGTGCAGGAGATCCAGAGCTTTGTGAGTTCTGGGAGGCTTGATGCCAAAAAGCTGTCTCCGGTCCAGTGGTCCGCTCTCACTTTCGAACTGATGACATCAGAGGCCACAGAGGAAGAGTTTGACTTGAAGAAGTACATAAGATCAGAAGAAGGGGTAGTAAAGCTGCTGACTGTCATTACTTCCTCCACACGTGCTCT GCTAAATCACTGTAACCTCACTGAGAACTGCTGTAACGATTTGGCCTCCGCGCTGAGCTCGACCTGCTCTCACCTCACAGAACTGGACATGAGTGACAACAACCTGAAGGATCCAGGGGTGAAACTGCTTTCTGTTGGATTAGGGAGTCCACACTGTAAACTGAGGAGTTTAAG ATTACATAAATGTAAACTGGAAGGAGACTGCTGTGAGGTACTGGCAGTTGCTCTCAGCACAGAGACTACCCAACTCAGAGAACTGGACCTGAGTGCTAATGACTTCCAGGAAGCAGGAGTCAAGGCTCTGTGCGCAGGACTCTGCAGCCACCACTGCAAACTACAAACATTGAG GTTCAACCGGTGCAAGCTGAAAGAGAACTGCTGTGCCAATTTGGCTACAGTTTTGAGTTCAGGTGCATCGCACCTGAAATCTCTTGACCTGAGCAACAACGGCCTGAAGGATTCTGGTGTATCTCTGCTTACTGCTGGACTGAGGAGTCCACACTGTAGTCTGGAAACACTACG GCTCAGCTGGTGTGGCCTTACACAGAAATGCTGCAGTCACATTGGCTCTGCTCTGAGCTCTGACTCTACCTCCAtcagagagctggacctgagtggAAACAACCTGCAGGGTCCAGGCATTCAGCTGCTGTGTGCTGGACTGAGAAGtccacactgtaaactggaAACACTAAG GTTAAATGAGTGCAATCTCCAGAAATGCTGTGCGGATTCGGCCTCAGTCCTCAGCTGCAACACCTCTCACCTGAAGGAGCTTGATCTGAGTGGGAACGACCTGCAGGACTCTGAAGTGAAGCGGCTCTCTTCTGGATTGGCGAGTCCGGCCTGTAAACTGGAGACGTTAAG GCTTTCGTTCTGCGGAGTCACAAAGAAAGGCTGTATGTATTTGGCTTCAGCGCTGAGCTCCAACCCTTCTCACCTGAAGCAGCTTGACCTCAGCTACAACTACATGCAGGACTCGGGAGTGAAGCTGATCTCTGTTCATTTGGACGACCCGCTGTGTAAACTCgaaaaattctg TGTGGACAATAATGCAGAGTGCTACCTGAAATCAACATTGAAAAACT ATGCATGTACACTCACgttggacacaaacacagctgccaGATCTCTCTTTCTGTACGATGGAGGAAAGCAGGGGACGTGGGTCAGGGAGAGACAGCAGTACCCAGATCACCCAGAGAGGTTCGAGAGCGTCTCACAGGTGTTGTGTCACCAAGGCCTCACCAAACGCCACTACTGGGAGGTGGAGTGGCGAGGACGCTGGGTGGATGTTGCCGTGGCGACGAAGGGGATCCGTCGGAGGGCGAGCTCTAACCTCTGCGGTTTTGGCTACACAGATCAATCCTGGAGTCTGTTCTGCTCTGAGGATCACTACAGCGCTCACCACGACCACCAGCCTGTGGAAATACCAGCACCTCCGTCTCGCTCCCACAAGGTGGGAGTCTATCTGGACTGGCCGGGTGGCACCCTGTCCTTCTACAGCGTCTCCTTTGCGACGCTCAGCCACCTTCATACGTTCTACAGCAACTTCATTGAGCCTCTCTACCCAGGGTTTGGGATGGAGGAAGATGACTGCTCTGTAACTATTTCTACAGTGGAGGGCTTGCAAGAACTCATTTCTCGGTCAGCTAGTGCAGAAAGAATTGACGAATTCTGA
- the LOC114550297 gene encoding NACHT, LRR and PYD domains-containing protein 12-like isoform X2, producing MARVPELLLVTLEELLDKELRTFQWFLSSNVLEGFPHIPKSRVDGVDRLRTVDLLVQTYGYNGAVTVTVDILMRMKLKLWAETLKENYDEVPSNQTGQEINHQAIREKLRSTVMTKYQNIYEGNADEGDTIYLNKIYTELRLIEGDWGGLTNEHEVRQRRSNDVTTEETSIKGSNIFKPMHNQEKRIRTVLTQGIPGVGKTVCTQKFTLNWAEGKENQDITFLFPLPFRELNPNISEKDYSLMQLLHQFFPEMKPLETLGTECKVLFIFDGLDETLLPLDFKHNKILRDETEPASLDVLITNLITGDLLGNALMWITSRPAAASRIPRKHIHQWTEVKGFANEQREEYFRKRLHNDNLATRIINHVKSSRSLDIMCQIPVFCWITVTVMKKVLHDNVTGGMPNTLTEMYAYLLLCQTDRMIEGHYPMSSDNVVLKLAELAFRQLEKGKLIFYETDLKECGMDVKEATIYSGVCTELFVMEGRRRREVFSFVHLTIQEFLAAVYVRHSYMQRKENVLLGYLKRMSTRWLPKSVFSFHKTAIEKALESTDGRWDLFLRFLLGLSLKPNQELLGRILSLGAEGKEDVERTVQFIKEKIREDPESKLNLFHCLSELKEESLVQEIQSFVSSGRLDAKKLSPVQWSALTFELMTSEATEEEFDLKKYIRSEEGVVKLLTVITSSTRALLNHCNLTENCCNDLASALSSTCSHLTELDMSDNNLKDPGVKLLSVGLGSPHCKLRSLRLHKCKLEGDCCEVLAVALSTETTQLRELDLSANDFQEAGVKALCAGLCSHHCKLQTLRFNRCKLKENCCANLATVLSSGASHLKSLDLSNNGLKDSGVSLLTAGLRSPHCSLETLRLSWCGLTQKCCSHIGSALSSDSTSIRELDLSGNNLQGPGIQLLCAGLRSPHCKLETLRLNECNLQKCCADSASVLSCNTSHLKELDLSGNDLQDSEVKRLSSGLASPACKLETLRLSFCGVTKKGCMYLASALSSNPSHLKQLDLSYNYMQDSGVKLISVHLDDPLCKLEKF from the exons ATGGCTCGTGTCCCGGAGCTGCTCTTGGTCACTTTGGAGGAGCTGCTTGATAAAGAGCTGAGGACTTTCCAGTGGTTTCTGTCCAGTAATGTTCTCGAAGGATTCCCTCATATTCCAAAGTCGCGAGTCGATGGGGTGGACAGGCTGCGCACTGTGGATCTTTTGGTGCAGACTTATGGCTACAACGGTGCCGTTACTGTCACAGTGGATATACTGATGAGAATGAAACTTAAACTGTGGGCTGAAACACTGAAGGAGAATTACGATGAAG TTCCAAGCAATCAAACAGGCCAAG aAATCAACCACCAAGCAATACGAGAAAAACTGAGATCCACCGTGATGACAAAGTACCAAAACATTTACGAGGGGAATGCAGATGAAGGGGACACCATCTACCTGAACAAAATCTACACCGAACTGCGCTTGATTGAAGGAGACTGGGGAGGCTTGACCAATGAGCATGAGGTCAGACAGCGGAGGTCCAATGATGTGACGACAGAAGAAACCTCCATTAAAGGTAGCAACATTTTCAAACCAATGCACAACCAAGAGAAGCGAATCAGAACTGTGCTTACCCAGGGTATACCTGGAGTGGGTAAAACTGTCTGCACACAGAAGTTTACCCTAAACTGGGCTGAAGGCAAGGAAAATCAGGACATAACCTTCCTCTTCCCGCTTCCTTTCCGTGAACTGAATCCAAACATCAGCGAGAAAGACTACAGTCTGATGCAGCTGCTCCATCAGTTCTTCCCTGAGATGAAACCTCTTGAGACGCTGGGAACAGAATGCAAAGTCCTCTTCATCTTCGACGGCCTGGACGAGACTCTCCTCCCCTTGGACTTCAAGCACAACAAGATCTTGAGAGATGAGACTGAGCCGGCCTCTCTAGATGTGCTGATCACCAACCTCATCACCGGAGATCTGCTTGGCAACGCTCTCATGTGGATCACGTCTAGACCTGCGGCAGCAAGCCGTATCCCCAGAAAGCACATCCACCAATGGACGGAGGTGAAGGGCTTCGCAAATGAACAGAGGGAGGAATACTTTAGGAAGCGTTTGCACAATGATAACCTTGCCACCAGGATTATCAACCATGTGAAGTCATCAAGAAGCCTGGACATCATGTGTCAGATACCAGTTTTCTGCTGGATCACAGTCACCGTGATGAAGAAAGTTTTGCACGACAATGTGACAGGAGGCATGCCCAACACCCTGACCGAGATGTATGCGTATCTCCTTCTCTGCCAGACAGACCGGATGATAGAGGGGCACTACCCAATGTCAAGCGACAATGTTGTCTTGAAGCTAGCGGAGCTGGCATTCCGCCAACTGGAGAAAGGCAAACTGATCTTCTACGAGACTGACTTGAAAGAGTGTGGCATGGATGTCAAAGAGGCGACCATCTACTCAGGAGTTTGCACAGAGCTGTTTGTGATGGAGGGCCGAAGGAGGAGAGAAGTTTTTAGCTTTGTACATTTAACCATCCAGGAGTTTCTCGCAGCTGTGTATGTCCGTCATTCTTACATgcaaagaaaggaaaatgttcttCTTGGATACCTGAAAAGGATGTCTACCAGATGGCTCCCCAAGTCGGTGTTCAGTTTTCACAAGACTGCCATCGAAAAAGCCTTGGAGAGTACAGACGGCCGCTGGGACCTCTTCCTTCGCTTTCTGCTGGGGCTGTCGCTGAAGCCGAACCAAGAGCTCCTGGGTAGAATATTGTCTTTGGGAGCTGAAGGAAAAGAGGATGTGGAGAGAACCGTCCAGTTTATCAAAGAGAAGATTAGAGAGGATCCAGAGTCCAAGCTCAACCTCTTCCACTGCCTGAGCGAGCTCAAAGAGGAGTCTTTGGTGCAGGAGATCCAGAGCTTTGTGAGTTCTGGGAGGCTTGATGCCAAAAAGCTGTCTCCGGTCCAGTGGTCCGCTCTCACTTTCGAACTGATGACATCAGAGGCCACAGAGGAAGAGTTTGACTTGAAGAAGTACATAAGATCAGAAGAAGGGGTAGTAAAGCTGCTGACTGTCATTACTTCCTCCACACGTGCTCT GCTAAATCACTGTAACCTCACTGAGAACTGCTGTAACGATTTGGCCTCCGCGCTGAGCTCGACCTGCTCTCACCTCACAGAACTGGACATGAGTGACAACAACCTGAAGGATCCAGGGGTGAAACTGCTTTCTGTTGGATTAGGGAGTCCACACTGTAAACTGAGGAGTTTAAG ATTACATAAATGTAAACTGGAAGGAGACTGCTGTGAGGTACTGGCAGTTGCTCTCAGCACAGAGACTACCCAACTCAGAGAACTGGACCTGAGTGCTAATGACTTCCAGGAAGCAGGAGTCAAGGCTCTGTGCGCAGGACTCTGCAGCCACCACTGCAAACTACAAACATTGAG GTTCAACCGGTGCAAGCTGAAAGAGAACTGCTGTGCCAATTTGGCTACAGTTTTGAGTTCAGGTGCATCGCACCTGAAATCTCTTGACCTGAGCAACAACGGCCTGAAGGATTCTGGTGTATCTCTGCTTACTGCTGGACTGAGGAGTCCACACTGTAGTCTGGAAACACTACG GCTCAGCTGGTGTGGCCTTACACAGAAATGCTGCAGTCACATTGGCTCTGCTCTGAGCTCTGACTCTACCTCCAtcagagagctggacctgagtggAAACAACCTGCAGGGTCCAGGCATTCAGCTGCTGTGTGCTGGACTGAGAAGtccacactgtaaactggaAACACTAAG GTTAAATGAGTGCAATCTCCAGAAATGCTGTGCGGATTCGGCCTCAGTCCTCAGCTGCAACACCTCTCACCTGAAGGAGCTTGATCTGAGTGGGAACGACCTGCAGGACTCTGAAGTGAAGCGGCTCTCTTCTGGATTGGCGAGTCCGGCCTGTAAACTGGAGACGTTAAG GCTTTCGTTCTGCGGAGTCACAAAGAAAGGCTGTATGTATTTGGCTTCAGCGCTGAGCTCCAACCCTTCTCACCTGAAGCAGCTTGACCTCAGCTACAACTACATGCAGGACTCGGGAGTGAAGCTGATCTCTGTTCATTTGGACGACCCGCTGTGTAAACTCgaaaaattctg A